TGATCTCTTGTGCTGCTTCCCCAATAAAAGATTCTCTCCAGTAGTATTTCcttgtctattttgttttaaagatttatttatatgagtacattgtaactgtcttcagtcacaccacaaggaagcatcagatcctattacagatggttgtgagccaccatgtggttgctgggatttgaactcaggacctctggaagagcagtcggtccTCTTACCcgcagagccacctctccagcactccTTTCCTATTTCTAGCTTACTTACTTCTTAGTTGGGAGGCTAAGATGGCAATACAAAGTCAGGAAAGTGGCAGGCAGAGCTGGAAAATGGCTGTGTGGCTGGCTGTTGTGACAACCGAAGGGGCagagataaagaagagaaggatgTAAAGAGCTGGAAAAGAAAACCCGCAGGCCCTTGTCACTGGAGGTTTCAGAGAGCTTGTGATTTTTACAAGCCTCAGACACCCCGAGACCTGTACGCTTTAACATGGCCTCTGTCAAGGGTGAAGGAATATCAGCTTCTCAAGTCTACACAACAGCTGTAAGATTTGTAATGAGGTCTACCCAAGAACTTAGTATTTTAGAGCAAAGGGCAGGTTACTAGAGGCTTTCACAAGATCTATATGCTATAGCACTAGGAGGTACTCTTCCCCACCTGTCTGTTGCCACCACTGCCAAATGTCATGGGATATAAGCTGTCAAAGACCAGCACTTAAAGGTCTCCGTGCCTACTGATGATCTACCCAGAATAAAAAGCCCTGGGGCCAGGGGCTGGCCAAATTACTGCCTGTAAAATCACAGACAAGTTCTTTTTCTGTGCCTCATCTTATTCATAAAATGGGAGATGGGAAAAGACTTAGCTTCTTCTTCAGCTAGTACTTAAGTCCCTGGCCAAGGACATGTCTGATGTCAGCCATTATTACTGAGTCTAAATAAACCTCCAGAGCAGGGACTATCCTGTCGAGTTTACCCCCTCAGCTTAGGGTCTCACATACAGAAGAGGTGTGGCATTTATTAATACTTGTGTGTCTATACAAAATGTGAAGTTTCTCACCGAGGCAGCAAATGAGTGACCTGCAGGACAGTGCATAATGTATCTTAAGCTACTATACACACATGGGCAGAGTCACAGCTCTCAGAGTCTGTCCACATGCCATTCTGTGGTGGAGAACATATGGAAACTTTCCATATATTCCTAACAGAGTCATCTATCACACTCCCAAGACTACATGTGCACATGGTgacccagtctggccttgatTCCCTTAGTGGAGAGACCACCAGCCTTACAAGAACGAGAACAGCTCTCATTAATGCCTGCTTCATCTTGGGCATACATGCATCTCCCCAGgcatgattttattttccctgTATATAGTTTTGTCTTTGGAGGCAGGATCTCCCTCTGTACTTCGGGCTGGCCCTGAGAGGCCAGTCTTCCTGACTTTGGCTTTACTTGTTaagcactggggttataggtgtgtagCACCAGggttggaaaaaaacaaaccttcatcttccctttctccctccaaattCAATATTGATGGGCCTTCTACTTGCCACAATCTGTGTATAGTCTGGTTCCTGTCAAACAAGCAAGTTCCTATCCCCTAGGTGCCAAGAGTCCAAAGAACTAAGTCTGTAATTTCAGTGGTTTTCAGATTCACACTATAAAAACTTTTGTTCAGCCTAGTGTAGTtgtgcaggcctttaattccagcactcaggaggcaaatttctgagtttgagactaccCTGTGTCTATAGAGTGGGTTCCAGCACAgctagagttacacagagaaaccttgtcttaaagaaaaacccaaaaaattttcaaatgtagtatacaatgtatacaaagatcaaatattttattatatattttttttttttttgggttttcgagacagggtttctctgtatagccctggctgtcctggaactcactttgcagaccaggctggcctcgaactcagaaatccgcctgcctctgcctcccgagtgctgggattaaaggcgtgcgccaccgcgcccagcTAGAAGCAGACCTTTTGGCAACACACCAGATATGTCACAAACCTAAAACTAGTTGTAGAATTGACAACAGCATTCAGTTGTGCTTTTTGATTGCACAGAATCAATAACTGATTTATAATAAAACTCTAAATATCTTAGCCAGCCTTGGCTCAGGGTCTTCAGCATAAATGTGGGCAACACCTGAAAACTATTGATAACTGATAGCACCACCACAGATGACTATTAAACATGCACATAGACTTGGACTCGCTGGGACACTGTACTAGCagaatggtctttttttttttttttttttttgggttttcgagacagggtttctctgtgtagccctggctgtcctggaactcactttgcagaccaggctggcctcgaatttagtaatctgcctgcctctgcctcccgagtgctgggattaaaggcgtgtgccaccacgcccagcataaaCATGAGTTTTGTATAATTTCTAAGCAtgcaccttttttgtttgttttaaaaagatttattattatatgtaagtacactgtagctgtcttcagacgtatcagaagaaggcatcagatctcattacagatgattgtgagccaccaggtggttgctggaatttgaactcaggacctttggaagagtagtcagtgctcttccccactgagccatctcaccagcctcagaATGGTCTTTTGATTTAAATAATAATCAGTGTAGAATGACATTTCTATCAGAAAAACATTGGGGAGACATTCAGTAGGTAAACAACTCGACAAAGGGTGAGTTACTTTGGCAGCATAAAGAGTGGATGGGCTGATCACTGCAATGAGCTTTTCTATCTTGTTCTGCTCATGACAGCCTTGGGTCTTGGGTCAAGTGAAACAGCCTTCTAATTCGGCCTGAAGGAGGACCTCTTCTTCAGCAGCCTCCTTATCTTTTATCAGTGTCCGCAACTGCAGTAAGCCTGGGGCTGGGCTACCCTGGGGCAGTCCAAGCTCTCTTCGAACTGACTTGTGGACTGCTCCAGCAATGACGAGCCTGATTCACAACTTCTTTCTCAATTGCTCCTTTCTGAACCAGTTTCTGTAATAAAGGCTCCAACCTTAGAACATAGGCAGACAGCTTTTCATCATTCTTCTGGTAAGTAGTAAGGTATTTGACCTGCAATGCTCTGGGATTATCAATAATCCCAAATATTGTTTCAAGCGTCTTCAGGCATTCTGCAACTGTAATGAAGGGGTTGTTTATCTTGAGGACGCGAATAATTTCAAATGCTGGACCTCTAAGGCTCTCTATCAACCGCCTTCTTTTTTCTACATCTGACACCTGCCATGTTTTCATTACTTGGGAAGTATGAAACATCCAAGATTCAAATTCTTCTTCACCTGGTCCTGGAGGATCCCTGCCTGAGAACACACTCAGCTTCTTGTACCCCAGATACTGCAGGGTGGGCTTAAGGGCCTCATCTAATGCCTGTGCTAACATGGGTGCTCGAATTTCAGGGATTATGCCCTGGTCTAGGCCGAGAGGGTCATTCCGACTCCCAAGAACTCTGGTTAATTCACCCATCGTCATGCCCTCTCCCTTCAAAAACGCATTTAATCTGCACAAAAAGTCACTATCAGCATCAGGAGGCTTAAAAGATCACTCTCCAGACACCTCCTTTTGCAGGTATCTCCTTCGGTACTAGGGCACTGCCAGTCTCTACTGTAAGCCCAAGGCTACATTCTTGTTCTCATCCCTTCTGAACATCCTCCCAAGCAGTCTGTGTTCCCCTAAGGGAGCAAGGCCAGCCTTCAGGGCCTCCTCTATGTCTGCCACTCCGCAGGTCGGAGGGATGCCGGCAACCAACCAATAGTGCTTTTCGAGGGTTCATATCCATCCCCCTGCACCAGTCTTCTAGAAGTCTCAGTGTCATGGTGCTCAGAGTATTTAAATCCTAAACCGTCCagggcgccgccgccgccgccgctcacAGTGATGTGCGTGCTCGTCTTTAACACGCAGAGGTCCGGGAGCCTGAGAAAACAGAGCATCCACATAAGTTAACCGTGTCCGACTCCCGAGCAGTTCCTCCCGCCACCGGCGCCTATTTACGAACGCCATAAAGTCTGCGGACCACCTGCCCATAGATGCATCGCTTGGGTCCCGGAGAGGGCGTCTGACCTTTGCGGGGTTTAGGAGAGACCCGTGGATCACATCTGCAGCGCGAGGATGGAGGGACACGGGCTCCTCGAAGAAGGCAGAAGAACGACCCCGGCAAACGCCTCGGGGAGCAGACAACCGCCTCCGGGGGCGGCGCGAAGCAGACAGCCTGACGTCATGAGGCAGGCGCGCGTTTCCGGCCCTAGACGGAAGCTCTGACTGCGGCGGTATCCGGGACTGCGAGCGGGCGGGCCACTCAGGACAGGAAGGTGAGACCCGGGGCCGCTCAGCTTGGCTGTCAGGCTGGCCCGGCGTCCAGCCCGGAGCCGAGCTCGGGGCTCTGCAGGCCAGGCCGGGcgccactgcccagctcagctcGGCGGCGGGTGCTGTGGGGGGCGGGCCCGGCATCTCCAGGTGGTTCCCCCGCCTGGGGCTCCGGAGGGCGACGGGGCCCGCCGCCGCGTGACCAGCCGTAGTCACGCTGGGCTTAATCACTACGAGCTCGTGCTCCCGCCGGCCGCGCTCACCTTCTTCAGCTGCGCGACCCAGAGGGTTTCTCTTAAGGTGGCTTGTTCTGAAATGCCAAAGGCACCTGACTGTTCAGAACTGAGTGACTCTTGCTCGCTTGCAGGGGGAACAGGAAGATTTTCGGGACCACTGTAAGTGTTTGAAAGAGTTACCGTCTTACCTTGGGGACTCCGACGTTGCTTTAACGAGTAGAACCCAACCCAGTGCCCACGTCTGAAATAGTAGTGTTAAGCCAGAAAGCATTTCAACTGTCAAGTGCAATGTCCTGTGGGGAAACTAGAATGTTTCATTATCCGAAACGAAGGTGTACTGGGTCTGCTCAAGCAAGAAGTGATGATTCATTCACTCTGTGGGGTTCACATTAACAGCACTCAATAGATACTGAAACCAGTATTTTTTATGTGCTCACAACTGTTATATAAAACCACCTGTAAGTTGTTTACAGCTGTTAAATCTTAAAATGCTCGTGCTTTTCAGAACTCTTGAATTTAAATCAAGTGCACTTGGAATAGTCGCCATGGCAACAGTACTAGACCCTAACACTAAttttttctgtgtttgcattGAAGGCACAGAGCATGGAGAATGATGAACTTCCGTCAGCGGATGGGATGGATTGGAGTGGGACTGTATTTGCTAGCAAGCGCAGCAGCgttttattatgtttttgaaaTCAATGAGACTTACAACAGGCTGGCTTTGGAACACATTCAGCAGCACCCTGAGGAGCCTCGGGAAGGAACCACATGGACACACTCCTTGAAAGCTCGGTTACTTTCCCTGCCCTTTTGGTTGTGGACAATTATTTTCTTGATACCGTACTTACAGatgtttttgttcctttattcTTGTACGAGAGCGGATCCCAAAACAGTGGGCTACTGTATTATCCCCATATGCTTGGCAGTCATCTGCAATCGTCACCAGGCGTTTGTCAAGGCTTCTAATCAGATCAGCAGACTACAACTGATTGACACATAGCACTCATCACCGGTTTCCCTTACTGTAAGACTGCCAGTACTGGATTGTGGCCGACCACAAGACTGCAGTTTCTTCACAGGTCTCAGGAAGTTGTGGTAGAACAGAGACTTAAAGTGACAAGAGGACTGACTACTTTTATCTGAATAATGACTTTTTAGGTAAAGCCTGAAATATAGTACCACACAATCATGTTGATGACTTCAGAGTTTGGAAGTAAAATAGTGGCTTGTAATCTGCAGTCTTTAGAAACTTGAATAagcacctgaatttttttttaaaatttttattctatgtgcaaCATAGTATGATTCAGAAATTTTTCCATTGGGGAAAATATTTCCATTGTGTTAAATGTAAAAAGGTCTGACCATgatcataaaatttaaattttatacaattactttgcttgctttaaaatttttcaaactAAGACACTAATCCTGCTTTCAGTTTACATGGGATTGGTAGAAAAATCAATGAGGTGGCTATCACCTtcctgttttttgggggggaggtgggtaggtaggggagagTGCTGGGGGATAGAATCCAAGCCTTTTGTGCTTTTCAAGACAGTTACtctgtgccctggctgtcctggaacttgccctggagatcaggctggcttcaaattcttgcctgcccctgcctcccaacagctgggattaaaggtttgtgccaccaccaACCCATTGCTTTTTGTACTTTTACCACTGATTTACATTTCCAGCCATGATGATGGCTATTTAGATACACAgaatttgttttttggggggatggggtggggtggataatGGCTATCTAAACCACTAATCTATATAGTTCTTTGAAAAACTATGTAGTTTTTGAACAGATGAAATGGTTGAAGTGTAGAAATGACACACAGACACCAGGTGTACCAACACAGATCACTAAAGAGATATTGTTCCTTTCCTGGGTGAAATCAGGGTATCCAGTGATGGTTGTACTAACACATTTCACATCATTTTAATAACCATGGCTTTTGGGTCATTGCTTTAGAGCTACAACCACCTTATGAATGAGAGCAGCACTTTAGCCTGATGCAGTTCCTCACCACTGACACAACATCCCATGCTGTGTACAACTATTTATCTGTGTATACTGCCTCCTGACTCAtaccaaaaatgaaaatgagttttagtgaagttttttttttttttcaaattgtacCATCTGCTAGCTTTTTGTGGTGCTAAAGATCAaactgacaccctcacacatacaagccaactttttgttttttgtttttgtttttgttttttttttttgaggcagagtttctctgtgtagccctggctgtcctggaacttactctgtagaccaggctgtccttaaactcagaaatccgcctgcctctgcctcccaagtgctgtgattaaaggcgtgggccaccactgcctggctacaagcCAACTCTTTAACCACTGTGCTGTATAACCCTAATCCTCAATTTTTTCAGCAACCTCACTAAATGCTGTATTTGAACAGAGAGGCTAAGATTCCATGacaaaatttaatcttttttggttgttggttgttttgagacatttTCTGGCTGATCTGAATCTTGCTATATaaactaggttggccttgaattcagagatctacatATCTCCTCCCAGAGTTGGGGGCTAAAGGGGGCTAAGGACACTGTGCCTGGCTCAAACTTTAATCTTAAAAGACCCTgtcccaggctggtgagatggctcagtgggtaagagcacccgactgctcttccgaaggtccggagttcaaatcccagcaaccacatgatggctcacaaccatccgtaacaagatctgatgccctcttctggagtgtctgaagacagctacagtgtacttacatataataaataaataaatcttaaaaaaacaaacaaacaaaaaaaaaaccaaaaccctgtcccaaacaaacCCCCataagacaaaaaccaaaacccacaaaCTCAAAACCCAACTTAATTTAGTTGCTGAAATAACACATCTTTTGCTATAATGTATTCAGTATTCCAGAGAAAAACAGTTTGACAAAACTACTGTGAATCAGGTGCATCTTTTGAGTGCTTTTAATATGCACGCTGCAGAAATGTTTTAGAAGTATTCTTCACCAACTCTTTACTCCATTACCAAGGAGGCTGTTACTACTGGGACGAGTGCCATTTTACAAGACTCTGAAGTATTCAGGAATTAATAACCTATCCATGGACAGGGTAACTGGAAACACCAAGCTAAGAGCCATAGGCAGAGTGTGGTGGCATATTCCTGTAATCCAGCATTCAGGGGCAGAGGCATGTGGAGCTCTGTAAATCTAGACTATTTAGTGAATTCTAGGATAGtcggctacatagggaaaccctgcctgaaaacaaaaaaaatcagacaaagtAAGATTCGAACCCAGGATGTCTATCTGGCTTCAGATTCCATCTCTGTACTTACGGAAAAATTACTGATTCCTTTTTAATTAGTATGGAAGtagtaataatttatttttatttttgtcaagacagggtttctctgtgtagctctagctgacctggaacttgttctgtagaccaagttggctttgaactcaaagaccCAACTGTTTTTGCAGGGGTTAAAGGCATTTCCAGATGTAATTATTAATGGCTAGTTTACAAGGTTAATCTGCTCTTTAAACAAAAAACCACATTCCCTTATCTCTGTCTGTACAAATGTGAAGTTGGGTGCCATAGTGTATatctggagggcagaggacaaccaTGAGCGTGTTTTCTCAGGTTCTAGCCACTCagattttggagacagggtctttcttacTGGCCTGGGGCTTACCAATTCTCCAGGGATCCCAGTATCCACTAGACCAAATTGCTTGGCTCCCTCCAAtcccctttaaaaaacaaaaacaaaaatatgtgtcCTTGCAAACACCAACAGTGCCATTGTCATTTTATTTACAATCTTATCTGAAATGAAACAATCCCATTGAAGTTTTTTCACTGAAATACTTTAGTTTTTCAAAAGTGCAGGCACAGTAAATAGATTAGCTACAGAAATGTCTATGGCACTTTTTTCACTAGTACACACTCTTGACTTAGATGTCATTAACTTTAAAGTAAAAATCCCCCGAAGTATAGAATCTGATTCTATTTTACAATCTGTTTAAGGAACAAAAAGCTTTTCTTTGGTTGAGTCATGAGATAAAGTGCTCATATGAGTAAGTCACCACTGCTTGAAACAAATGCGTATGCTTGTACCGAATGAGTAGGGTTAGTCTTTTCCTAAATTCCTGGCAGAAGTGATTACTGTCATTATTCATCCTTCCATCAAGAATGCACCACCATGTTACAAATCCCCCCACACATAAAGTCCTAGAAAACTTTGGACTGTGGTTGGAAATCACCATGCAGAGTGTTTAAAACCCTCGAAAACCTCCTCACATACAATGACAAGGTCCATGGAGATGggtccaactctttttttttttttttttggtttttcgagacagggtttctctgtatagccctggctgtcctggaactcactttgtagaccaggcttgcctcgaactcagaaatccgcctgcctctgtctcccgagtgctgggattaaaggtgtgcaccaccaccacacagcgTGGGTCCAACTCTTTTTGTCTTAAACATTTTTCTGATGCTTCTACTAGGGTTCAAAGAACTGATCCACAGTGTTTTAATGTAGCATTTACTGAAGATTCAAATATTGGAGCTGTGTTTATCTTTggaaaagaatcagaaaatgTTCTGCAGAAAGTTCACTTGAGCCATTTATAAATTTTGTCTACATTTCCTCATATTAAATCCTCCCTGTGTTGTTGTGAACATGCTTCTCTCAAgacatttgcttctctttctgccaAACCTGCTCAGTTTCATCATTAAGTCCACAGCGTCACTGGTGATTAACACTGAACTCAACACCAGGTCTGGATTCTTGAGTTCCTTTTTAAGGAGTTTCTGACCCTCTTACCCTTGACATAGGTTCTTCAGCTGGCTTTTGGGTCAGCACTATTTAGGATGTTCCTTCATGTTCTGTACTCCATGTACTCATTCAGGAGCCACAAACCAAGAGGAGCGGCCAGCCACATGTGGCCACTAGCTGGATGTATTTAGTAGCCCAGTTCTAGATTATTCtctggtttttcttcttcctcttagcTGCTTGCTGCTTCTTTGAGGAATTCTTGGGGATCTCCTCCAACTCTAGGTTGGTGTGCTCCAGTTCTCTCTTCTTAGGTTTCTGTCATCTCATTCAGTCCTGTGGTTTAGGTACTCTTCTCCAGTTTCACTCGAATATCCA
Above is a genomic segment from Mus pahari chromosome 7, PAHARI_EIJ_v1.1, whole genome shotgun sequence containing:
- the Moap1 gene encoding LOW QUALITY PROTEIN: modulator of apoptosis 1 (The sequence of the model RefSeq protein was modified relative to this genomic sequence to represent the inferred CDS: inserted 3 bases in 2 codons; deleted 2 bases in 2 codons), translating into MTLRLLEDWCRGMDMNPRKALLLVAGIPPTCGVADIEEALKAGLAPLGEHRLLGRMFRRDENKNVAXGLTVETGSALVPKEIPAKGGVWRVIFKPPDADSDFLCRLNAFLKGEGMTMGELTRVLGSRNDPLGLDQGIIPEIRAPMLAQALDEALKPTLQYLGYKKLSVFSGRDPPGPGEEEFESWMFHTSQVMKTWQVSDVEKRRRLIESLRGPAFEIIRVLKINNPFITVAECLKTLETIFGIIDNPRALQVKYLTTYQKNDEKLSAYVLRLEPLLQKLVQKGAIEKEVVNQARXIAGAVHKSVRRELGLPQGSPAPGLLQLRTLIKDKEAAEEEVLLQAELEGCFT
- the Tmem251 gene encoding transmembrane protein 251 isoform X1; the encoded protein is MPKAPDCSELSDSCSLAGGTGRFSGPLHRAWRMMNFRQRMGWIGVGLYLLASAAAFYYVFEINETYNRLALEHIQQHPEEPREGTTWTHSLKARLLSLPFWLWTIIFLIPYLQMFLFLYSCTRADPKTVGYCIIPICLAVICNRHQAFVKASNQISRLQLIDT
- the Tmem251 gene encoding transmembrane protein 251 isoform X2 codes for the protein MMNFRQRMGWIGVGLYLLASAAAFYYVFEINETYNRLALEHIQQHPEEPREGTTWTHSLKARLLSLPFWLWTIIFLIPYLQMFLFLYSCTRADPKTVGYCIIPICLAVICNRHQAFVKASNQISRLQLIDT